One part of the Sarcophilus harrisii chromosome 5, mSarHar1.11, whole genome shotgun sequence genome encodes these proteins:
- the LOC100932812 gene encoding LOW QUALITY PROTEIN: keratin, type II cytoskeletal 6A (The sequence of the model RefSeq protein was modified relative to this genomic sequence to represent the inferred CDS: inserted 1 base in 1 codon) produces MSCQSTVRFQRSGRSGFSANSAITPGINRSGFSSVSVCRTGGSGGFGRSCGISGGAGFGSRSLYNLGGSKRIAIAGSSSGFQSGYGGRMGGGFGFGSGVSGGFGYGGGAGFGGGYGGAGFPVCPPGGIQEVTINQSLLTPLNLQIDPTIQRVKTEEREQIKTLNNKFASFIDKVRFLEQQNKVLDTKWTLLQEQGTKTVKQNLEPMFEAYINQLRGQLDRITREKGSLDSELRNMQDQVEDFKNKFEDEINKRTAAENEFVTLKKDVDAAYMNKVELQAKADSLLEDINFLRAFYEAELAQMQTHISDTSVVLSMDNNRSLDLNSIIAEVKAQYEEIAQRSRAEAESWYQTKYEELRITAGRHGDDLRNTKHEISEMNRMIQRLRAEIDSVKKQCANLQNSIAEAEQKGEMALKDAKAKLEDLEAALQRAKQDMARQLREYQELMNVKLSLDIEIATYRKLLEGEECRMSGEGVGQVNISVVSSSVSSGYGSGSGSGVGGGFGMGGGSGYSYGSGSGYNVGGGLSVGGGFSSGSGRGSLGGXQHQCEVHHDHIFQQEELQALTCVYQITGSGMPQAPASCS; encoded by the exons ATGTCTTGCCAATCTACAGTCAGGTTTCAAAGAAGTGGCCGGAGTGGCTTCAGTGCTAACTCTGCCATCACTCCCGGCATCAACCGGTCAGGCTTCAGCTCTGTATCTGTGTGCCGTACAGGGGGCAGTGGTGGCTTTGGAAGGTCTTGTGGAATCTCTGGGGGAGCTGGTTTCGGCAGCCGAAGCCTTTACAACCTAGGGGGGTCCAAGAGGATCGCCATCGCAGGGAGCAGCAGTGGCTTCCAGAGTGGATATGGTGGAAGAATGGGAGGTGGATTTGGTTTCGGCAGTGGAGTCAGTGGTGGCTTCGGATATGGTGGTGGAGCTGGCTTTGGTGGTGGCTATGGAGGAGCTGGGTTTCCTGTCTGCCCCCCTGGTGGAATCCAAGAAGTCACTATCAACCAGAGTCTTCTGACTCCCCTCAACCTACAAATTGACCCCACCATCCAGAGGGTGAAGACTGAAGAGCGGGAGCAGATCAAGACCCTCAACAACAAATTTGCTTCCTTCATTGACAAG GTACGATTTCTTGAACAACAAAACAAGGTTTTGGATACCAAATGGACACTGCTGCAGGAACAGGGCACCAAGACTGTGAAACAAAATTTGGAGCCTATGTTTGAAGCCTATATTAACCAACTCAGAGGGCAATTGGACAGAATCACACGTGAGAAAGGTTCTCTGGATTCTGAGTTGAGAAATATGCAAGATCAAGTGGAAGACTTCAAGAACAA GTTCGAAGATGAAATCAACAAGCGCACAGCAGCAGAGAATGAATTTGTGACACTGAAGAAG GATGTCGATGCTGCCTACATGAATAAGGTGGAACTGCAAGCCAAGGCAGACTCTCTCCTAGAAGATATCAACTTCTTAAGAGCTTTCTATGAAGCA GAGCTGGCCCAGATGCAGACCCACATCTCTGATACCTCTGTTGTTCTGTCCATGGACAACAACCGCTCTCTGGATCTGAACAGCATCATTGCTGAAGTCAAGGCACAGTATGAAGAGATTGCCCAGAGGAGCAGGGCTGAGGCTGAGTCCTGGTACCAGACCAAG TATGAGGAGCTGAGGATCACAGCTGGCCGCCATGGGGATGACCTCCGCAATACCAAGCATGAGATCTCTGAAATGAACCGAATGATTCAGAGACTGAGAGCTGAGATTGATAGCGTCAAGAAGCAG TGTGCTAACCTGCAGAATTCCATTGCTGAAGCTGAGCAGAAGGGCGAGATGGCCCTCAAGGATGCCAAGGCCAAATTAGAAGATCTAGAAGCTGCTCTTCAGAGGGCCAAACAGGACATGGCCCGCCAACTGCGTGAATACCAGGAGCTGATGAATGTCAAGCTGTCCCTGGACATTGAGATTGCCACCTACAGGAAGCTGCTGGAGGGAGAGGAGTGCAGAATGAGTGGAGAAGGTGTGGGACAAGTCAATATCT CTGTTGTGAGCTCCTCAGTCTCCAGTGGATATGGCAGTGGCAGTGGCAGTGGTGTTGGAGGCGGTTTTGGTATGGGTGGAGGAAGTGGCTATTCCTATGGTAGCGGCAGCGGCTACAACGTGGGAGGAGGACTCAGCGTTGGAGGCGGCTTCAGCTCCGGCAGTGGGAGAGGGTCCCTGGGAG AGCAGCACCAGTGTGAAGTACACCACGACCACATCTTCCAGCAGGAAGAGCTACAAGCACTAACATGTGTCTACCAGATTACTGGCTCCGGAATGCCTCAAGCCCCTGCTTCTTGTTCCTAA